The following coding sequences lie in one Eriocheir sinensis breed Jianghai 21 chromosome 19, ASM2467909v1, whole genome shotgun sequence genomic window:
- the LOC127000577 gene encoding uncharacterized protein LOC127000577 isoform X37 → MRWLGVKGRYKVKMTENGLTNMRWLGVKGRYKVKMTENGLKNMRWLGVKGRYEVKMTENGLKNMRWLGIKGRYEVKMTENGLKNMRWLGIKGRYEVKMTENGLTNMRWLGVKGKYEVKMTENGLKNMRWLGVKGRYEVKMTENGLKNMRWLGVKGRHEVKMTENGLTNMRWLGVKGRHEVKMTENGLKNMRWLGVKGRYDVKMTENGLKNMRWLGVKGRYKVKMTENGLKNMRWLGVKGRYEVKMTENGLNNMRWLGIKGRYEVKMTENGLKNMRWLGVKGRYEVKMTENGLKNMRWLGVKGRYEVKMTENGLKNMRWLGVKGRYEVKMTENGLKNMRWLGVKGKYEVKMTENGLKNMRWLGVKGRYDVKMTENGLKNMRWLGVKGRYEVKMTENGLKNMRWLGVKGKYEVKMTENGLKNMRWLGVKGRYEVKMTENGLKNMRWLGVKER, encoded by the exons ATGAGATGGCTTGGAGTTAAGGGAAGGTATAAagtaaaaatgacagaaaatggaCTTACGAACATGAGATGGCTTGGAGTTAAGGGAAGGTATAAagtaaaaatgacagaaaatggaCTTAAGAACATGAGATGGCTTGGAGTTAAGGGAAGGTATGAagtaaaaatgacagaaaatggaCTAAAGAACATGAGATGGCTTGGTATTAAGGGAAGGTATGAggtaaaaatgacagaaaatggaCTAAAGAACATGAGATGGCTTGGTATTAAGGGAAGGTATGAagtaaaaatgacagaaaatggaCTTACGAACATGAGATGGCTTGGAGTTAAGGGAAAGTATGAagtaaaaatgacagaaaatggaCTTAAGAACATGAGATGGCTTGGAGTTAAGGGAAGGTATGAggtaaaaatgacagaaaatggaCTAAAGAACATGAGATGGCTTGGAGTTAAGGGAAGGCATGAggtaaaaatgacagaaaatggaCTTACGAACATGAGATGGCTTGGAGTTAAGGGAAGGCATGAggtaaaaatgacagaaaatggaCTTAAGAACATGAGATGGCTTGGAGTTAAGGGAAGGTATGATgtaaaaatgacagaaaatggaCTTAAGAACATGAGATGGCTTGGAGTTAAGGGAAGGTATAAagtaaaaatgacagaaaatggaCTAAAGAACATGAGATGGCTTGGAGTTAAGGGAAGGTATGAggtaaaaatgacagaaaatggaCTTAATAACATGAGATGGCTTGGTATTAAGGGAAGGTATGAggtaaaaatgacagaaaatggaCTAAAGAACATGAGATGGCTTGGAGTTAAGGGAAG GTATGAggtaaaaatgacagaaaatggaCTTAAGAACATGAGATGGCTTGGAGTTAAGGGAAGGTATGAg gtaaaaatgacagaaaatggaCTTAAGAACATGAGATGGCTTGGAGTTAAGGGAAGGTATGAggtaaaaatgacagaaaatggaCTTAAGAACATGAGATGGCTTGGAGTTAAGGGAAAGTATGAggtaaaaatgacagaaaatggaCTTAAGAACATGAGATGGCTTGGAGTTAAGGGAAGGTATGATgtaaaaatgacagaaaatggaCTTAAGAACATGAGATGGCTTGGAGTTAAGGGAAGGTATGAagtaaaaatgacagaaaatggaCTAAAGAACATGAGATGGCTTGGAGTTAAGGGAAAGTATGAggtaaaaatgacagaaaatggaCTTAAGAACATGAGATGGCTTGGAGTTAAGGGAAGGTATGAggtaaaaatgacagaaaatggaCTTAAGAACATGAGATGGCTTGgagttaaggaaaggtaa
- the LOC127000577 gene encoding uncharacterized protein LOC127000577 isoform X30 has product MRWLGVKGRYKVKMTENGLTNMRWLGVKGRYKVKMTENGLKNMRWLGVKGRYEVKMTENGLKNMRWLGIKGRYEVKMTENGLKNMRWLGIKGRYEVKMTENGLTNMRWLGVKGKYEVKMTENGLKNMRWLGVKGRYEVKMTENGLKNMRWLGVKGRHEVKMTENGLTNMRWLGVKGRHEVKMTENGLKNMRWLGVKGRYDVKMTENGLKNMRWLGVKGRYKVKMTENGLKNMRWLGVKGRYEVKMTENGLNNMRWLGIKGRYEVKMTENGLKNMRWLGVKGRYEVKMTENGLKNMRWLGVKGRYEVKMTENGLKNMRWLGVKGRYEVKMTENGLKNMRWLGVKGKYEVKMTENGLKNMRWLGVKGRYEVKMTENGLKNMRWLGVKGKYEVKMTENGLKNMRWLGVKGRYDVKMTENGLKNMRWLGVKGRYEVKMTENGLKNMRWLGVKGKYEVKMTENGLKNMRWLGVKGRYEVKMTENGLKNMRWLGVKER; this is encoded by the exons ATGAGATGGCTTGGAGTTAAGGGAAGGTATAAagtaaaaatgacagaaaatggaCTTACGAACATGAGATGGCTTGGAGTTAAGGGAAGGTATAAagtaaaaatgacagaaaatggaCTTAAGAACATGAGATGGCTTGGAGTTAAGGGAAGGTATGAagtaaaaatgacagaaaatggaCTAAAGAACATGAGATGGCTTGGTATTAAGGGAAGGTATGAggtaaaaatgacagaaaatggaCTAAAGAACATGAGATGGCTTGGTATTAAGGGAAGGTATGAagtaaaaatgacagaaaatggaCTTACGAACATGAGATGGCTTGGAGTTAAGGGAAAGTATGAagtaaaaatgacagaaaatggaCTTAAGAACATGAGATGGCTTGGAGTTAAGGGAAGGTATGAggtaaaaatgacagaaaatggaCTAAAGAACATGAGATGGCTTGGAGTTAAGGGAAGGCATGAggtaaaaatgacagaaaatggaCTTACGAACATGAGATGGCTTGGAGTTAAGGGAAGGCATGAggtaaaaatgacagaaaatggaCTTAAGAACATGAGATGGCTTGGAGTTAAGGGAAGGTATGATgtaaaaatgacagaaaatggaCTTAAGAACATGAGATGGCTTGGAGTTAAGGGAAGGTATAAagtaaaaatgacagaaaatggaCTAAAGAACATGAGATGGCTTGGAGTTAAGGGAAGGTATGAggtaaaaatgacagaaaatggaCTTAATAACATGAGATGGCTTGGTATTAAGGGAAGGTATGAggtaaaaatgacagaaaatggaCTAAAGAACATGAGATGGCTTGGAGTTAAGGGAAGGTATGAagtaaaaatgacagaaaatggaCTAAAGAACATGAGATGGCTTGGAGTTAAGGGAAG GTATGAggtaaaaatgacagaaaatggaCTTAAGAACATGAGATGGCTTGGAGTTAAGGGAAGGTATGAg gtaaaaatgacagaaaatggaCTTAAGAACATGAGATGGCTTGGAGTTAAGGGAAAGTATGAggtaaaaatgacagaaaatggaCTTAAGAACATGAGATGGCTTGGAGTTAAGGGAAGGTATGAggtaaaaatgacagaaaatggaCTTAAGAACATGAGATGGCTTGGAGTTAAGGGAAAGTATGAggtaaaaatgacagaaaatggaCTTAAGAACATGAGATGGCTTGGAGTTAAGGGAAGGTATGATgtaaaaatgacagaaaatggaCTTAAGAACATGAGATGGCTTGGAGTTAAGGGAAGGTATGAagtaaaaatgacagaaaatggaCTAAAGAACATGAGATGGCTTGGAGTTAAGGGAAAGTATGAggtaaaaatgacagaaaatggaCTTAAGAACATGAGATGGCTTGGAGTTAAGGGAAGGTATGAggtaaaaatgacagaaaatggaCTTAAGAACATGAGATGGCTTGgagttaaggaaaggtaa
- the LOC127000577 gene encoding uncharacterized protein LOC127000577 isoform X22 — protein MRWLGVKGRYKVKMTENGLTNMRWLGVKGRYKVKMTENGLKNMRWLGVKGRYEVKMTENGLKNMRWLGIKGRYEVKMTENGLKNMRWLGIKGRYEVKMTENGLTNMRWLGVKGKYEVKMTENGLKNMRWLGVKGRYEVKMTENGLKNMRWLGVKGRHEVKMTENGLTNMRWLGVKGRHEVKMTENGLKNMRWLGVKGRYDVKMTENGLKNMRWLGVKGRYKVKMTENGLKNMRWLGVKGRYEVKMTENGLNNMRWLGIKGRYEVKMTENGLKNMRWLGVKGRYEVKMTENGLKNMRWLGVKGRYEVKMTENGLKNMRWLGVKGRYEVKMTENGLKNMRWLGVKGRYEVKMTENGLKNMRWLGVKGRYEVKMTENGLKNMRWLGVKGRYEVKMTENGLKNMRWLGVKGKYEVKMTENGLKNMRWLGVKGRYDVKMTENGLKNMRWLGVKGRYEVKMTENGLKNMRWLGVKGKYEVKMTENGLKNMRWLGVKGRYEVKMTENGLKNMRWLGVKER, from the exons ATGAGATGGCTTGGAGTTAAGGGAAGGTATAAagtaaaaatgacagaaaatggaCTTACGAACATGAGATGGCTTGGAGTTAAGGGAAGGTATAAagtaaaaatgacagaaaatggaCTTAAGAACATGAGATGGCTTGGAGTTAAGGGAAGGTATGAagtaaaaatgacagaaaatggaCTAAAGAACATGAGATGGCTTGGTATTAAGGGAAGGTATGAggtaaaaatgacagaaaatggaCTAAAGAACATGAGATGGCTTGGTATTAAGGGAAGGTATGAagtaaaaatgacagaaaatggaCTTACGAACATGAGATGGCTTGGAGTTAAGGGAAAGTATGAagtaaaaatgacagaaaatggaCTTAAGAACATGAGATGGCTTGGAGTTAAGGGAAGGTATGAggtaaaaatgacagaaaatggaCTAAAGAACATGAGATGGCTTGGAGTTAAGGGAAGGCATGAggtaaaaatgacagaaaatggaCTTACGAACATGAGATGGCTTGGAGTTAAGGGAAGGCATGAggtaaaaatgacagaaaatggaCTTAAGAACATGAGATGGCTTGGAGTTAAGGGAAGGTATGATgtaaaaatgacagaaaatggaCTTAAGAACATGAGATGGCTTGGAGTTAAGGGAAGGTATAAagtaaaaatgacagaaaatggaCTAAAGAACATGAGATGGCTTGGAGTTAAGGGAAGGTATGAggtaaaaatgacagaaaatggaCTTAATAACATGAGATGGCTTGGTATTAAGGGAAGGTATGAggtaaaaatgacagaaaatggaCTAAAGAACATGAGATGGCTTGGAGTTAAGGGAAGGTATGAagtaaaaatgacagaaaatggaCTAAAGAACATGAGATGGCTTGGAGTTAAGGGAAGGTATGAagtaaaaatgacagaaaatggaCTTAAGAACATGAGATGGCTTGGAGTTAAGGGAAG GTATGAagtaaaaatgacagaaaatggaCTTAAGAACATGAGATGGCTTGGAGTTAAGGGAAG GTATGAggtaaaaatgacagaaaatggaCTTAAGAACATGAGATGGCTTGGAGTTAAGGGAAGGTATGAg gtaaaaatgacagaaaatggaCTTAAGAACATGAGATGGCTTGGAGTTAAGGGAAGGTATGAggtaaaaatgacagaaaatggaCTTAAGAACATGAGATGGCTTGGAGTTAAGGGAAAGTATGAggtaaaaatgacagaaaatggaCTTAAGAACATGAGATGGCTTGGAGTTAAGGGAAGGTATGATgtaaaaatgacagaaaatggaCTTAAGAACATGAGATGGCTTGGAGTTAAGGGAAGGTATGAagtaaaaatgacagaaaatggaCTAAAGAACATGAGATGGCTTGGAGTTAAGGGAAAGTATGAggtaaaaatgacagaaaatggaCTTAAGAACATGAGATGGCTTGGAGTTAAGGGAAGGTATGAggtaaaaatgacagaaaatggaCTTAAGAACATGAGATGGCTTGgagttaaggaaaggtaa
- the LOC127000577 gene encoding uncharacterized protein LOC127000577 isoform X19 → MRWLGVKGRYKVKMTENGLTNMRWLGVKGRYKVKMTENGLKNMRWLGVKGRYEVKMTENGLKNMRWLGIKGRYEVKMTENGLKNMRWLGIKGRYEVKMTENGLTNMRWLGVKGKYEVKMTENGLKNMRWLGVKGRYEVKMTENGLKNMRWLGVKGRHEVKMTENGLTNMRWLGVKGRHEVKMTENGLKNMRWLGVKGRYDVKMTENGLKNMRWLGVKGRYKVKMTENGLKNMRWLGVKGRYEVKMTENGLNNMRWLGIKGRYEVKMTENGLKNMRWLGVKGRYEVKMTENGLKNMRWLGVKGRYEVKMTENGLKNMRWLGVKGRYEVKMTENGLKNMRWLGVKGRYEVKMTENGLKNMRWLGVKGRYEVKMTENGLKNMRWLGVKGKYEVKMTENGLKNMRWLGVKGRYEVKMTENGLKNMRWLGVKGKYEVKMTENGLKNMRWLGVKGRYDVKMTENGLKNMRWLGVKGRYEVKMTENGLKNMRWLGVKGKYEVKMTENGLKNMRWLGVKGRYEVKMTENGLKNMRWLGVKER, encoded by the exons ATGAGATGGCTTGGAGTTAAGGGAAGGTATAAagtaaaaatgacagaaaatggaCTTACGAACATGAGATGGCTTGGAGTTAAGGGAAGGTATAAagtaaaaatgacagaaaatggaCTTAAGAACATGAGATGGCTTGGAGTTAAGGGAAGGTATGAagtaaaaatgacagaaaatggaCTAAAGAACATGAGATGGCTTGGTATTAAGGGAAGGTATGAggtaaaaatgacagaaaatggaCTAAAGAACATGAGATGGCTTGGTATTAAGGGAAGGTATGAagtaaaaatgacagaaaatggaCTTACGAACATGAGATGGCTTGGAGTTAAGGGAAAGTATGAagtaaaaatgacagaaaatggaCTTAAGAACATGAGATGGCTTGGAGTTAAGGGAAGGTATGAggtaaaaatgacagaaaatggaCTAAAGAACATGAGATGGCTTGGAGTTAAGGGAAGGCATGAggtaaaaatgacagaaaatggaCTTACGAACATGAGATGGCTTGGAGTTAAGGGAAGGCATGAggtaaaaatgacagaaaatggaCTTAAGAACATGAGATGGCTTGGAGTTAAGGGAAGGTATGATgtaaaaatgacagaaaatggaCTTAAGAACATGAGATGGCTTGGAGTTAAGGGAAGGTATAAagtaaaaatgacagaaaatggaCTAAAGAACATGAGATGGCTTGGAGTTAAGGGAAGGTATGAggtaaaaatgacagaaaatggaCTTAATAACATGAGATGGCTTGGTATTAAGGGAAGGTATGAggtaaaaatgacagaaaatggaCTAAAGAACATGAGATGGCTTGGAGTTAAGGGAAGGTATGAagtaaaaatgacagaaaatggaCTAAAGAACATGAGATGGCTTGGAGTTAAGGGAAGGTATGAagtaaaaatgacagaaaatggaCTTAAGAACATGAGATGGCTTGGAGTTAAGGGAAG GTATGAagtaaaaatgacagaaaatggaCTTAAGAACATGAGATGGCTTGGAGTTAAGGGAAG GTATGAggtaaaaatgacagaaaatggaCTTAAGAACATGAGATGGCTTGGAGTTAAGGGAAGGTATGAg gtaaaaatgacagaaaatggaCTTAAGAACATGAGATGGCTTGGAGTTAAGGGAAAGTATGAggtaaaaatgacagaaaatggaCTTAAGAACATGAGATGGCTTGGAGTTAAGGGAAGGTATGAggtaaaaatgacagaaaatggaCTTAAGAACATGAGATGGCTTGGAGTTAAGGGAAAGTATGAggtaaaaatgacagaaaatggaCTTAAGAACATGAGATGGCTTGGAGTTAAGGGAAGGTATGATgtaaaaatgacagaaaatggaCTTAAGAACATGAGATGGCTTGGAGTTAAGGGAAGGTATGAagtaaaaatgacagaaaatggaCTAAAGAACATGAGATGGCTTGGAGTTAAGGGAAAGTATGAggtaaaaatgacagaaaatggaCTTAAGAACATGAGATGGCTTGGAGTTAAGGGAAGGTATGAggtaaaaatgacagaaaatggaCTTAAGAACATGAGATGGCTTGgagttaaggaaaggtaa
- the LOC127000577 gene encoding uncharacterized protein LOC127000577 isoform X34, translating to MRWLGVKGRYKVKMTENGLTNMRWLGVKGRYKVKMTENGLKNMRWLGVKGRYEVKMTENGLKNMRWLGIKGRYEVKMTENGLKNMRWLGIKGRYEVKMTENGLTNMRWLGVKGKYEVKMTENGLKNMRWLGVKGRYEVKMTENGLKNMRWLGVKGRHEVKMTENGLTNMRWLGVKGRHEVKMTENGLKNMRWLGVKGRYDVKMTENGLKNMRWLGVKGRYKVKMTENGLKNMRWLGVKGRYEVKMTENGLNNMRWLGIKGRYEVKMTENGLKNMRWLGVKGRYEVKMTENGLKNMRWLGVKGRYEVKMTENGLKNMRWLGVKGKYEVKMTENGLKNMRWLGVKGRYEVKMTENGLKNMRWLGVKGKYEVKMTENGLKNMRWLGVKGRYDVKMTENGLKNMRWLGVKGRYEVKMTENGLKNMRWLGVKGKYEVKMTENGLKNMRWLGVKGRYEVKMTENGLKNMRWLGVKER from the exons ATGAGATGGCTTGGAGTTAAGGGAAGGTATAAagtaaaaatgacagaaaatggaCTTACGAACATGAGATGGCTTGGAGTTAAGGGAAGGTATAAagtaaaaatgacagaaaatggaCTTAAGAACATGAGATGGCTTGGAGTTAAGGGAAGGTATGAagtaaaaatgacagaaaatggaCTAAAGAACATGAGATGGCTTGGTATTAAGGGAAGGTATGAggtaaaaatgacagaaaatggaCTAAAGAACATGAGATGGCTTGGTATTAAGGGAAGGTATGAagtaaaaatgacagaaaatggaCTTACGAACATGAGATGGCTTGGAGTTAAGGGAAAGTATGAagtaaaaatgacagaaaatggaCTTAAGAACATGAGATGGCTTGGAGTTAAGGGAAGGTATGAggtaaaaatgacagaaaatggaCTAAAGAACATGAGATGGCTTGGAGTTAAGGGAAGGCATGAggtaaaaatgacagaaaatggaCTTACGAACATGAGATGGCTTGGAGTTAAGGGAAGGCATGAggtaaaaatgacagaaaatggaCTTAAGAACATGAGATGGCTTGGAGTTAAGGGAAGGTATGATgtaaaaatgacagaaaatggaCTTAAGAACATGAGATGGCTTGGAGTTAAGGGAAGGTATAAagtaaaaatgacagaaaatggaCTAAAGAACATGAGATGGCTTGGAGTTAAGGGAAGGTATGAggtaaaaatgacagaaaatggaCTTAATAACATGAGATGGCTTGGTATTAAGGGAAGGTATGAggtaaaaatgacagaaaatggaCTAAAGAACATGAGATGGCTTGGAGTTAAGGGAAG GTATGAggtaaaaatgacagaaaatggaCTTAAGAACATGAGATGGCTTGGAGTTAAGGGAAGGTATGAg gtaaaaatgacagaaaatggaCTTAAGAACATGAGATGGCTTGGAGTTAAGGGAAAGTATGAggtaaaaatgacagaaaatggaCTTAAGAACATGAGATGGCTTGGAGTTAAGGGAAGGTATGAggtaaaaatgacagaaaatggaCTTAAGAACATGAGATGGCTTGGAGTTAAGGGAAAGTATGAggtaaaaatgacagaaaatggaCTTAAGAACATGAGATGGCTTGGAGTTAAGGGAAGGTATGATgtaaaaatgacagaaaatggaCTTAAGAACATGAGATGGCTTGGAGTTAAGGGAAGGTATGAagtaaaaatgacagaaaatggaCTAAAGAACATGAGATGGCTTGGAGTTAAGGGAAAGTATGAggtaaaaatgacagaaaatggaCTTAAGAACATGAGATGGCTTGGAGTTAAGGGAAGGTATGAggtaaaaatgacagaaaatggaCTTAAGAACATGAGATGGCTTGgagttaaggaaaggtaa
- the LOC127000577 gene encoding uncharacterized protein LOC127000577 isoform X44, translating to MRWLGVKGRYKVKMTENGLTNMRWLGVKGRYKVKMTENGLKNMRWLGVKGRYEVKMTENGLKNMRWLGIKGRYEVKMTENGLKNMRWLGIKGRYEVKMTENGLTNMRWLGVKGKYEVKMTENGLKNMRWLGVKGRYEVKMTENGLKNMRWLGVKGRHEVKMTENGLTNMRWLGVKGRHEVKMTENGLKNMRWLGVKGRYDVKMTENGLKNMRWLGVKGRYEVKMTENGLKNMRWLGVKGRYEVKMTENGLKNMRWLGVKGKYEVKMTENGLKNMRWLGVKGRYEVKMTENGLKNMRWLGVKGKYEVKMTENGLKNMRWLGVKGRYDVKMTENGLKNMRWLGVKGRYEVKMTENGLKNMRWLGVKGKYEVKMTENGLKNMRWLGVKGRYEVKMTENGLKNMRWLGVKER from the exons ATGAGATGGCTTGGAGTTAAGGGAAGGTATAAagtaaaaatgacagaaaatggaCTTACGAACATGAGATGGCTTGGAGTTAAGGGAAGGTATAAagtaaaaatgacagaaaatggaCTTAAGAACATGAGATGGCTTGGAGTTAAGGGAAGGTATGAagtaaaaatgacagaaaatggaCTAAAGAACATGAGATGGCTTGGTATTAAGGGAAGGTATGAggtaaaaatgacagaaaatggaCTAAAGAACATGAGATGGCTTGGTATTAAGGGAAGGTATGAagtaaaaatgacagaaaatggaCTTACGAACATGAGATGGCTTGGAGTTAAGGGAAAGTATGAagtaaaaatgacagaaaatggaCTTAAGAACATGAGATGGCTTGGAGTTAAGGGAAGGTATGAggtaaaaatgacagaaaatggaCTAAAGAACATGAGATGGCTTGGAGTTAAGGGAAGGCATGAggtaaaaatgacagaaaatggaCTTACGAACATGAGATGGCTTGGAGTTAAGGGAAGGCATGAggtaaaaatgacagaaaatggaCTTAAGAACATGAGATGGCTTGGAGTTAAGGGAAGGTATGATgtaaaaatgacagaaaatggaCTTAAGAACATGAGATGGCTTGGAGTTAAGGGAAG GTATGAggtaaaaatgacagaaaatggaCTTAAGAACATGAGATGGCTTGGAGTTAAGGGAAGGTATGAg gtaaaaatgacagaaaatggaCTTAAGAACATGAGATGGCTTGGAGTTAAGGGAAAGTATGAggtaaaaatgacagaaaatggaCTTAAGAACATGAGATGGCTTGGAGTTAAGGGAAGGTATGAggtaaaaatgacagaaaatggaCTTAAGAACATGAGATGGCTTGGAGTTAAGGGAAAGTATGAggtaaaaatgacagaaaatggaCTTAAGAACATGAGATGGCTTGGAGTTAAGGGAAGGTATGATgtaaaaatgacagaaaatggaCTTAAGAACATGAGATGGCTTGGAGTTAAGGGAAGGTATGAagtaaaaatgacagaaaatggaCTAAAGAACATGAGATGGCTTGGAGTTAAGGGAAAGTATGAggtaaaaatgacagaaaatggaCTTAAGAACATGAGATGGCTTGGAGTTAAGGGAAGGTATGAggtaaaaatgacagaaaatggaCTTAAGAACATGAGATGGCTTGgagttaaggaaaggtaa
- the LOC127000577 gene encoding uncharacterized protein LOC127000577 isoform X48 — protein sequence MRWLGVKGRYKVKMTENGLTNMRWLGVKGRYKVKMTENGLKNMRWLGVKGRYEVKMTENGLKNMRWLGIKGRYEVKMTENGLKNMRWLGIKGRYEVKMTENGLTNMRWLGVKGKYEVKMTENGLKNMRWLGVKGRYEVKMTENGLKNMRWLGVKGRHEVKMTENGLTNMRWLGVKGRHEVKMTENGLKNMRWLGVKGRYDVKMTENGLKNMRWLGVKGRYKVKMTENGLKNMRWLGVKGRYEVKMTENGLNNMRWLGIKGRYEVKMTENGLKNMRWLGVKGRYEVKMTENGLKNMRWLGVKGRYEVKMTENGLKNMRWLGVKGRYEVKMTENGLKNMRWLGVKER from the exons ATGAGATGGCTTGGAGTTAAGGGAAGGTATAAagtaaaaatgacagaaaatggaCTTACGAACATGAGATGGCTTGGAGTTAAGGGAAGGTATAAagtaaaaatgacagaaaatggaCTTAAGAACATGAGATGGCTTGGAGTTAAGGGAAGGTATGAagtaaaaatgacagaaaatggaCTAAAGAACATGAGATGGCTTGGTATTAAGGGAAGGTATGAggtaaaaatgacagaaaatggaCTAAAGAACATGAGATGGCTTGGTATTAAGGGAAGGTATGAagtaaaaatgacagaaaatggaCTTACGAACATGAGATGGCTTGGAGTTAAGGGAAAGTATGAagtaaaaatgacagaaaatggaCTTAAGAACATGAGATGGCTTGGAGTTAAGGGAAGGTATGAggtaaaaatgacagaaaatggaCTAAAGAACATGAGATGGCTTGGAGTTAAGGGAAGGCATGAggtaaaaatgacagaaaatggaCTTACGAACATGAGATGGCTTGGAGTTAAGGGAAGGCATGAggtaaaaatgacagaaaatggaCTTAAGAACATGAGATGGCTTGGAGTTAAGGGAAGGTATGATgtaaaaatgacagaaaatggaCTTAAGAACATGAGATGGCTTGGAGTTAAGGGAAGGTATAAagtaaaaatgacagaaaatggaCTAAAGAACATGAGATGGCTTGGAGTTAAGGGAAGGTATGAggtaaaaatgacagaaaatggaCTTAATAACATGAGATGGCTTGGTATTAAGGGAAGGTATGAggtaaaaatgacagaaaatggaCTAAAGAACATGAGATGGCTTGGAGTTAAGGGAAG GTATGAggtaaaaatgacagaaaatggaCTTAAGAACATGAGATGGCTTGGAGTTAAGGGAAGGTATGAg gtaaaaatgacagaaaatggaCTTAAGAACATGAGATGGCTTGGAGTTAAGGGAAGGTATGAggtaaaaatgacagaaaatggaCTTAAGAACATGAGATGGCTTGgagttaaggaaaggtaa